In a genomic window of Nocardiopsis mwathae:
- a CDS encoding styrene monooxygenase/indole monooxygenase family protein: MRKILIVGAGQSGLHLAHGLLSHGYDVTVITGQTSTEIRTGRPAVTQLTYPTVLGYERELNIDFWSSQAPHIETSKLHAYPAPGPAAMTVTGSFADRTYAVSVDRRVKMADWLEYFEDSGGKVVIHGVTLSDLDYFSRMFDLVVVAVGHGELGALFEPDPDRFSGARPRMLVQANIYDVANDTGFPESIGWIGSAAKAGNIWLFPILTADGPCHSLFIADKLAGPIGAWIDKPRPDELWRRMVDLLRRNTPEYYERVRDAELVDGRSTLIQTLTPQVRKAVARLPSGGNVLGIADVVITSDPFAGQGWNNSTRCAKSYLECILERGDRPFDAEFLSGMFERFWLYGYDAELWADTVSNYWEAPPPEHVNAVLGAAATYREAGDRWIQGWNDPSSFRDWLYDPEGARAYLAELSAKYES; the protein is encoded by the coding sequence ATGCGCAAGATCCTTATCGTCGGTGCCGGCCAGTCGGGCCTGCACCTCGCTCACGGTCTGCTCAGCCACGGGTACGACGTCACGGTGATCACGGGCCAGACCTCCACGGAGATCCGTACGGGCCGGCCGGCGGTCACCCAGCTCACCTATCCCACCGTGCTGGGGTACGAACGCGAGCTCAACATCGACTTCTGGAGTTCACAGGCCCCGCACATCGAGACGTCCAAGCTGCACGCTTACCCGGCGCCGGGGCCCGCCGCCATGACCGTGACGGGCTCCTTCGCCGACCGGACCTATGCCGTCTCGGTCGACCGGCGGGTGAAGATGGCCGACTGGCTGGAGTACTTCGAGGACAGCGGGGGCAAGGTCGTCATCCACGGCGTGACCCTCAGCGACCTCGACTACTTCTCCCGCATGTTCGACCTCGTGGTCGTCGCCGTCGGCCACGGGGAACTGGGGGCGCTGTTCGAGCCGGACCCCGACCGTTTCAGCGGCGCCCGCCCCCGCATGCTCGTGCAGGCCAACATCTACGACGTGGCCAACGACACCGGATTCCCGGAGTCCATCGGCTGGATCGGCTCGGCGGCCAAGGCCGGCAACATCTGGCTGTTCCCGATCCTCACCGCCGACGGCCCGTGCCACTCCCTGTTCATCGCCGACAAGCTCGCCGGCCCCATCGGCGCCTGGATCGACAAGCCCCGTCCGGACGAGCTGTGGCGGCGGATGGTGGACCTGCTGCGACGCAACACCCCCGAGTACTACGAGCGGGTGCGCGACGCCGAGCTCGTCGACGGCAGGAGCACGCTCATCCAGACCCTCACTCCGCAGGTGCGCAAGGCTGTGGCCCGGCTCCCCTCAGGCGGCAACGTCCTGGGCATCGCCGACGTCGTGATCACCTCCGACCCGTTCGCAGGGCAGGGGTGGAACAACTCCACCCGCTGCGCCAAGAGCTACCTGGAGTGCATCCTGGAGCGCGGGGACCGCCCCTTCGACGCCGAGTTCCTCTCCGGCATGTTCGAGAGGTTCTGGCTCTACGGCTACGACGCCGAGCTGTGGGCCGACACCGTCTCCAACTACTGGGAGGCCCCGCCGCCGGAGCACGTCAACGCGGTCCTCGGCGCCGCGGCGACCTACCGGGAGGCGGGCGACCGCTGGATCCAGGGCTGGAACGACCCATCCAGCTTCCGCGACTGGCTTTATGACCCTGAAGGTGCGCGTGCCTACCTGGCCGAACTTTCGGCCAAGTACGAATCCTGA
- a CDS encoding endonuclease/exonuclease/phosphatase family protein translates to MHDWQHRVLAVTTVGILALTAAPAAVGTADTQGTLTASAESVVSGEPIAFDYATSEPHGTDWIGLYSADGGGPVDEEYVAPSLDWRYAPEAEGTLEFSTSSLEPGAYTAFYLARDGYAWLAEPVDFQVRPEGGTSFPVGEATLGNARVGDPYEARLGGLVTPSDAVFTRVGGDEWIDVAEDGTVSGTPDGAARDARVTVEAAGPDGSTARLTAVIPVRGSGQPLVDELGALSFNTWHGGTQVEGYHDKQLRFLLESGADIVGLQETQGRHAARLAEALGWYHWQGSGSLGVISRYPIVAEYGEVNASAGVRVALDGEDSQVNVWNVHLGYTPYGPYDACFERMDTDRILRREADSGRTGQITDTLEAMAGQLAAADEVPVLLLGDFNAPSHLDWTEELREKNCGYADVPWPTSVLPAEAGLRDTYRAANPDPVASPGVTWSPVYPFHEGSSGPAEPQDRIDFVYQAGSGLSVRESRDVVVGDPRPVPHHAGNEWTSDHAAVLTRFTVSG, encoded by the coding sequence ATGCACGACTGGCAGCACCGCGTACTGGCGGTCACCACCGTCGGCATACTCGCCCTGACCGCGGCCCCCGCCGCGGTGGGCACAGCGGACACCCAGGGCACCCTGACGGCCTCGGCGGAGTCCGTCGTCTCGGGCGAGCCGATCGCGTTCGACTACGCCACCTCCGAGCCGCACGGCACCGACTGGATCGGGCTCTACAGCGCCGACGGCGGCGGCCCGGTCGACGAGGAGTACGTCGCCCCCTCCCTGGACTGGCGGTACGCCCCGGAGGCCGAGGGAACCCTGGAGTTCTCCACGTCCTCCCTGGAGCCGGGCGCCTACACCGCCTTCTACCTGGCCCGCGACGGATACGCCTGGCTGGCCGAGCCCGTCGACTTCCAGGTCCGGCCCGAGGGCGGGACCTCCTTCCCCGTCGGCGAGGCCACGCTGGGCAACGCGCGTGTCGGCGACCCCTACGAGGCGCGGCTGGGCGGTCTGGTCACCCCGTCCGACGCCGTGTTCACCCGCGTCGGCGGCGACGAGTGGATCGACGTCGCCGAGGACGGCACGGTCAGCGGGACACCGGACGGTGCCGCGCGCGATGCGCGGGTGACCGTCGAGGCGGCAGGGCCGGACGGCTCCACCGCGCGGCTGACCGCCGTCATCCCGGTCCGGGGCTCCGGGCAGCCGCTCGTCGACGAGCTCGGCGCGCTCAGCTTCAACACCTGGCACGGTGGCACCCAGGTCGAGGGCTACCACGACAAACAGCTGCGCTTCCTGCTGGAGAGCGGCGCCGACATCGTCGGCCTGCAGGAGACGCAGGGGCGGCACGCGGCCCGGCTGGCCGAGGCGCTGGGCTGGTACCACTGGCAGGGCTCGGGGAGCCTGGGCGTCATCAGCCGCTACCCCATCGTGGCCGAGTACGGGGAGGTGAACGCCTCCGCGGGCGTCCGGGTGGCCCTCGACGGCGAGGACTCCCAGGTCAACGTGTGGAACGTGCACCTGGGCTACACGCCCTACGGCCCCTACGACGCGTGTTTCGAGCGGATGGACACCGACCGCATCCTGCGGCGCGAGGCCGATTCGGGGCGTACCGGGCAGATCACCGACACCCTGGAGGCGATGGCCGGCCAACTGGCCGCGGCCGACGAGGTGCCGGTCCTGCTGCTGGGCGATTTCAACGCGCCCTCCCACCTGGACTGGACCGAGGAGCTGCGGGAGAAGAACTGCGGTTATGCGGACGTGCCCTGGCCGACATCGGTGCTGCCGGCCGAGGCCGGGCTGCGCGACACCTACCGCGCGGCCAACCCCGACCCGGTCGCGTCCCCCGGCGTCACCTGGTCGCCGGTCTACCCGTTCCACGAGGGGTCGAGCGGGCCGGCCGAGCCGCAGGACCGGATCGACTTCGTCTACCAGGCGGGGAGCGGGCTGAGCGTCCGGGAGTCGCGCGACGTCGTGGTGGGTGACCCTCGTCCGGTCCCGCACCACGCCGGAAACGAGTGGACGTCCGACCATGCGGCGGTACTGACCCGTTTCACGGTGTCCGGGTGA
- a CDS encoding penicillin acylase family protein, protein MRPQRYLAATLITGFALIASTLTAMTAGAAPHHRSPKISGLREPVQILRDTWGVPHIYAENTDDLFLAQGYSVAQDRLFQIDLWRRRGLGQLSEVLGPQYAEQDRAARLFLYRGGMDEEWASYGPEAEQAAIRFTEGINAYIDRIEGDPEALPQEFRDLGYTPAKWKPEDVVRIRSHALAGNFYHEVSRSYMACWADPDAHKFQQRLEAGKSARVPEGFEPCDLPHQDDPLDFLETYVLGTQPVTVTDGEVTMVPLGSGAAEGSNSWTIAPERTATGRPILAGDPHRAMTAPSLRYVTHLSAPGIDVIGAGEPSMPGVSMGHNGTIAFGLTIFSIDQEDLYVYELDPDDPTRYRYGEGWEKMRVETERLAVKGEEPREIELPFTRHGPVIHTDEERNLAYALRSVWLEPGTSPYYRSMRMMRARNFAEFQEAMSGWGGPPLNFTYADTDGNIGWQAGGLTPRRAGYDGLMPVPGDGRYEWDGFVDPAEYPSVYNPERGFFATANEFNVTPEQAATFGYEWQPPYRHERIAEVLSAQEAGTVEDSMALQNDRVSIPARRIVGLLEGLEAPDPQTGAALELLRSWDGTVAEDSPQAALFEPWFMRHLGPAVVAEAVSEQMSQVIVFADSGATMIDLLADPEQWFGPDGAEIRDRILLSSLKSAYADVSDRLGADSGTWTWGAIQKTTFANPTGAHLGPFPRGGSPHTVDASNYNWFTYAQTSGASFKMVLDVGNWDGSRAINAPGQSGDPRSPHYDDLVPKWRAGDYFPLLYSKKAVKRNAVSELRLRP, encoded by the coding sequence ATGCGACCACAGCGGTACCTCGCGGCGACGCTCATCACCGGCTTCGCCCTGATCGCCTCTACACTGACCGCCATGACAGCGGGCGCGGCACCCCACCACCGCTCACCCAAGATCTCCGGGCTGCGGGAACCGGTACAGATCCTGCGGGACACCTGGGGTGTCCCGCACATCTACGCCGAGAACACCGACGACCTGTTCCTCGCGCAGGGATACAGCGTCGCCCAGGACCGCCTCTTCCAGATCGACCTGTGGCGGCGGCGCGGCCTCGGGCAGCTCTCCGAGGTCCTCGGCCCGCAGTACGCCGAGCAGGACCGCGCCGCCCGACTCTTCCTCTACCGCGGGGGCATGGACGAGGAGTGGGCGAGCTACGGCCCCGAGGCCGAGCAGGCGGCCATACGGTTCACCGAGGGCATCAACGCCTACATCGACCGGATCGAGGGCGACCCGGAGGCGCTCCCCCAGGAGTTCCGCGATCTCGGCTACACGCCGGCCAAGTGGAAGCCGGAGGACGTCGTCCGGATCCGCAGCCACGCGCTGGCCGGGAACTTCTACCACGAGGTCAGCCGGTCCTACATGGCCTGCTGGGCGGACCCCGACGCGCACAAGTTCCAGCAGAGGCTGGAGGCGGGCAAGAGCGCGCGGGTACCCGAGGGTTTCGAGCCGTGCGACCTGCCCCACCAGGACGACCCGCTGGACTTCCTGGAGACCTACGTGCTGGGCACCCAGCCGGTGACGGTCACCGACGGCGAGGTCACCATGGTCCCGCTCGGTTCCGGAGCCGCGGAGGGGAGCAACAGCTGGACCATCGCGCCGGAGCGCACCGCCACCGGCCGTCCGATCCTGGCCGGGGACCCGCACCGGGCGATGACGGCGCCCTCGCTGCGCTACGTCACCCACCTGTCGGCGCCGGGGATCGACGTCATCGGCGCGGGCGAGCCGTCCATGCCCGGTGTCTCGATGGGCCACAACGGCACGATCGCGTTCGGGCTGACCATTTTCAGCATCGACCAGGAGGACCTCTACGTCTACGAGCTCGACCCCGACGACCCCACCCGGTACCGCTACGGAGAGGGCTGGGAGAAGATGCGGGTCGAGACCGAGCGGCTCGCCGTCAAGGGCGAGGAGCCGCGGGAGATCGAGCTCCCGTTCACCCGGCACGGCCCGGTCATCCACACCGACGAGGAGCGCAACCTCGCCTATGCCCTACGCAGCGTCTGGCTGGAGCCGGGCACCTCGCCCTACTACCGGAGCATGCGGATGATGCGGGCGCGGAACTTCGCCGAGTTCCAGGAGGCCATGAGCGGGTGGGGCGGCCCGCCGCTCAACTTCACCTACGCCGACACCGACGGCAACATCGGCTGGCAGGCCGGGGGGCTGACGCCCCGGCGCGCGGGCTACGACGGTCTGATGCCGGTTCCGGGCGACGGCCGCTACGAGTGGGACGGGTTCGTGGACCCGGCCGAGTACCCGAGCGTCTACAACCCCGAGCGCGGCTTCTTCGCCACCGCCAACGAGTTCAACGTGACGCCGGAGCAGGCGGCGACGTTCGGCTACGAGTGGCAGCCGCCGTACCGCCACGAGCGCATCGCCGAGGTGCTGTCGGCCCAGGAGGCCGGTACCGTCGAGGACTCGATGGCGCTGCAGAACGACCGGGTGTCGATCCCGGCCCGGCGGATCGTCGGGCTGCTGGAGGGGCTGGAGGCTCCCGACCCGCAGACCGGGGCCGCGCTGGAGCTGCTGCGCTCCTGGGACGGCACGGTCGCCGAGGACTCGCCGCAGGCCGCGCTGTTCGAGCCGTGGTTCATGCGCCACCTCGGCCCGGCCGTCGTCGCCGAGGCGGTGTCGGAGCAGATGTCGCAGGTCATCGTGTTCGCCGATTCCGGGGCGACCATGATCGACCTGCTGGCCGACCCCGAGCAGTGGTTCGGCCCCGACGGTGCCGAGATCCGGGACAGGATCCTGCTGAGCTCGCTGAAGAGCGCGTACGCCGATGTGTCGGACCGGCTCGGCGCGGACTCCGGCACCTGGACGTGGGGGGCGATCCAGAAGACGACGTTCGCGAACCCGACCGGCGCCCACCTGGGGCCGTTCCCGCGCGGAGGCTCGCCGCACACGGTGGACGCGTCGAACTACAACTGGTTCACCTACGCGCAGACCTCCGGAGCGTCCTTCAAGATGGTGCTCGACGTGGGGAACTGGGACGGCTCCCGGGCGATCAACGCGCCCGGCCAGTCCGGCGACCCGCGCAGCCCGCACTACGACGACCTGGTGCCGAAGTGGCGCGCGGGCGACTACTTCCCGCTGTTGTACAGCAAGAAGGCGGTGAAGCGGAACGCCGTCTCCGAGCTGCGCCTGCGCCCGTAG
- a CDS encoding PIG-L deacetylase family protein, which translates to MLHDNDVERALVVMAHPDDVDFGCAGTVALWTDAGVRVTYLIVTSGDAGGGERGLDGAHMAGLRRTEQRKAAEILNVYDVRFLGYPDGRITPSFELRRDITRVIRQVRPQRMLIPSPERDWSAIAPSHPDHLAVGEAAINAVYPDARNPNAHPDLLSEEGLATWTVPEVWLAHGPSPDHYPDITDVADRRMAALASHTSQIRDFTELDTAMREWFADNAVRAGLPKGRLAERFRVVDTS; encoded by the coding sequence ATGCTGCACGACAACGACGTCGAACGGGCCCTGGTCGTCATGGCCCACCCCGATGACGTGGACTTCGGATGCGCCGGGACGGTCGCCCTGTGGACGGACGCCGGGGTGCGGGTCACCTACCTGATCGTCACCAGCGGCGACGCGGGAGGCGGAGAGCGCGGTCTGGACGGGGCGCACATGGCCGGGCTGCGCCGCACCGAGCAGCGCAAGGCCGCCGAGATCCTGAACGTGTACGACGTCCGGTTCCTCGGCTATCCCGACGGACGCATCACCCCCTCCTTCGAGCTGCGCCGGGACATCACCCGGGTCATCCGCCAGGTCCGGCCGCAGCGGATGCTCATCCCCAGCCCCGAGCGCGACTGGTCGGCCATCGCGCCCAGCCACCCCGACCACCTGGCGGTGGGAGAGGCGGCGATCAACGCGGTCTACCCTGACGCGCGCAACCCCAACGCCCACCCCGACCTGCTCTCCGAGGAGGGGCTGGCCACGTGGACGGTGCCCGAGGTGTGGCTGGCCCACGGGCCCTCACCCGACCACTACCCCGACATCACCGACGTCGCCGACCGCAGGATGGCCGCGCTCGCCTCGCACACCAGCCAGATCCGCGACTTCACCGAACTCGACACCGCCATGCGCGAATGGTTCGCCGACAACGCCGTCCGGGCCGGCCTTCCCAAGGGTCGGCTGGCCGAACGGTTCCGGGTGGTCGACACGTCGTAG
- a CDS encoding YbhB/YbcL family Raf kinase inhibitor-like protein produces MAQPPSPYDFLPDVASFTVTSQDVTEGRTLPMAQVSGLMGAGGEDISPQLSWSGFPEGTRGFAVTCFDPDAPTASGFWHWAVCDIPASVTELPAGAGGETGAGLPTGAVTVRNDAGGRRYIGAAPPPGHGPHRYMFAVHAVDVPTLGIDGSASPAFLGFNLFSHAIGRAILTGVFERK; encoded by the coding sequence GTGGCACAGCCGCCATCTCCCTACGACTTTCTTCCCGACGTCGCGTCGTTCACCGTGACCAGCCAGGACGTCACCGAGGGCCGGACGCTGCCGATGGCTCAGGTCAGCGGGCTCATGGGGGCGGGAGGGGAGGACATCTCCCCGCAGCTGTCGTGGAGCGGTTTCCCCGAGGGGACCCGCGGTTTCGCCGTCACCTGCTTCGACCCCGACGCACCCACGGCGAGCGGGTTCTGGCACTGGGCGGTGTGCGATATCCCTGCGTCGGTGACCGAGCTTCCGGCGGGCGCGGGCGGCGAGACCGGTGCGGGGCTGCCGACCGGGGCCGTCACCGTTCGCAACGACGCCGGGGGCCGGCGCTACATTGGCGCCGCGCCGCCGCCCGGGCACGGCCCGCACCGCTACATGTTCGCGGTGCACGCCGTGGACGTCCCGACGCTGGGGATCGACGGCTCGGCGAGCCCGGCCTTCCTCGGCTTCAACCTGTTCTCGCACGCCATCGGGCGGGCGATCCTCACCGGGGTGTTCGAGCGGAAGTGA